A stretch of DNA from Solenopsis invicta isolate M01_SB chromosome 5, UNIL_Sinv_3.0, whole genome shotgun sequence:
CGtcatataaaaacataaacattACTGCAGATCTGTTGTGTATCTTTTTTAAGTTTACAATCTTGTTGTAATGTTGTTACGCAGATATAACATGTAGTAAAAGAACTGCGGAACGACGTTACAATGATAATGAACTTATTGTTAATAGTTGCAGAATCTCGCTACTGGATGTTTGACATGACGTAATGCTATCAAATTTCGCGTTTACAGATAAGAATTCTAATGTAAAAAGATTATATCTCGCTCTATGTATCCTTATCTTCTGAGAGACTCATAACGTGATTTgtttttcaagataaataaaagGTGGAAATTATCTTCTTCGTGAAAAAACCTGTCGAATCTCTGTATCCAAACAGTGGTAAAGAGAAAAAAGCATGTGTGCAATAAATTGAGTTCTTACCACGACGATGTCGCCCACGTACTCGTACATGCAGTACGTCACGCACGCACATTGCACGAATCCACGGATAATTTTAGGCACAAGTTTAGTCAATTGTAGCATTATGACAGGACGTCGACGAGGAGAGACCGTTTCTCCTCGTCCGGAGAATCGGAATCGCGCATAACGTTCGCGTCAAAACAGGCGCGTAGCTAAACCGTGGTTAacataacctaacctaacctaacctaagcTTATGAATGATAGTACAAgtctgttctttttaataagaattttttaagggCTTtctaacataagcacaacataaaatcgatggaccaatgagcatccagcataaagtcgccatattgatttacataagattcccattggtccagaagccttatgctacgcttatgctctgttatgcatttcatatGCGAGGGCCTTTAGTTAAACTGATTGCATGAAGGTTGGTTTATAAATAGCCGTActgtaagaaattggccaattgTAGATgacttatagaagaataatcgattatgattggccaatttcagCTTATTatgagctttctacaataagttaGCACATTGATgccagccaatcacagagtTGGTCATGTGACCCTAGTTGGCGAATCTCTTTTAGAGGTTCTCTATTCTTACCATATGAgtttagcacagacttgaactATTTTTATCGGCAGTGTCATAATATGGTTGTGCTACGTAGTACTAATTTCAAAAATGGATTGTATTGGCGATAGCGTACAAGGGGTTTCTTCCATGTAAAACGCCGGGATGGTCGCTCTGTCTTCTCTCTGCTATTATGAAAGTGTAAATTTCCACCCCCTCCAAAATACTCCAAAATACAGTTGGTTTACAAGTGCATGGACGTTTTAGGTTAGCTCATGATCCAACACTTGTTTGTGAAATTTCGTATATAATTGTTACGCGGTACGAGGAAATGCATCGTCATAATTTCAAATGACATGCAAATGATATGTGCGCGTGCATACTTCTACTTGGATTTGTCGTGCAAGGACCGAGGTTGACCAGGCGCGCGTACTGCGTTCCAAGTTCTCCATCGCATCTAGCCTTCACATTGTTATTTTTCGTATTATGAAGAGACGTCAAAGAAGGCCAGTCTTAACGCTCAACAAGCCGCAAGGCAGTCATCACGGTGAACGCGCGCAAAGTAAATGTCGACGTTTGTTTTTAGTTGGCCACCCAACAtgctaacaatttttttttattttacaaaagtacTTTACTAAAGTTAATAGTTGCTGAAACATGCACGTTGAGAATTAATGCGTAATGTGTTAtcacttatttatattatttgtattataaatttttgcagGTAGGTGCAAgtcaataaataatgtacaaTCCACACAGAGCGAGGCCAATAACCCATTGGCCAATATGTTGTGCCAATATAATTCTGACAGTGACACAGAGGATTCTAAGAAGGATACGCAAAAGTTGGACGATCAAGTCAATGATTTCCTTAAGGTAATGCATGATATGTTTTCtatgtaagaaaattttacttttatatgttTCTTATAGGAAATTCAACTCATTGCCCCTGAGCAACCTGTACCGAACGTTGCTCCTGATTCTAGTTTAACGGCTAAAGCAGTTCCAAGATCTGTACATCATACTAACCAACAAACAAGTAAggattttaaatgaattttaaacaTTAGAATGCATATATTAtgagtatttaaatatttatacacagaaaaaacttcttattttgaaatatctttattttaataatgtgaaGTATTGAAATGAGATTAGCATTAAACAAATGTAACTTgattacataaagaaattttttatagttttatcaagaaaaattatattctcattattctataataattttcatcaattgAGAGGAAGAAAATGtcaaacaagaaaaataaatcttcaaatcaaaaatttattaatactattattataaaacaatactacactttttggatattttataatgttgatgtaaaaatattctgttgaaatttgagattattaaattaaaaaaaaattagatataaataaaattattattgtttcttatataatggagatattttatttctttttagcttataatatatgaaataataattattacatagaatatattagttttaatttgactaATGTGTTTCAtacaacttttatgaaaataaaacaaaaaagaaatattgtttttagaatatctttattttttaaatgttaaatattgaaatgagattatattAAACATACATAACTTACTCACATGaaacaaatttgtataatattacgaaggaaaatatattcttattatttgataataatttttatgagttaAGAGGAATAAATATTGGATAAAAAATAACGATGTCTTCAAGAATTAGAATGTtttaaatactattattatcataCACAATATTGTATTCattatatgattattataatattgaaatataatattttgatgaaattcgaGATTATCAAATTCCTTAAAGAAGATTAGATATATAAGATTATCATTAGATAATAGaatttcttgcttatacatgaaacaatgatccttaaataaaatatattttaatttgattttaatgttttttcctGTGTATGTTTCAGTGTGGCAAGAATGCTATGACGAATCTACCGGTTATCCTTATTATTGGCATATTGAAACTAATGAAGTAACATGGGACATGCCAGAGGAATTACGCTTATTACAAAAACAGTCGGAAACAGGAACCGGAACAAAATATCCCACCCAGGGACCACATTGGGTAGACTTTTCGTCCATCGCATGTAATTGTcgttttatatacttttttcaatattttgaaaaaaaagatattgatatattgatatttattatagatcGCCAGTCTCAGGCAAATATACCGGAAGGTATGATACCACAGGAAGTGGTAGCAAGAAATCGCAACAGATTTTTGCATAATGAAACTCCTAAGAAACATAATTCAGAAAGCAAACAAGAAATTAAGAACGAGTCTCCGGCGAAAGATGACGATTCAGACGATGGgtataacaaaaagaattatcattaaaagtttcaaatagaattaaagggtttcctacaaaaaccaaataagtccgaaagattaaattttcaaacaaagagctttttatcttcaaattgtttattttatgtaaatatggtaatttttctccagacatataatagatataataagaataaagtaTAATAGATATAATGAGAATAAAGTTGTaagctttaattaatactttaaagatttaaaagaaaactataaaaaaagtttctgaacttgtttggtttttacgaaaattttatatttactacttatttatcttataatattttacatttattttttttacaataatgctaaaagtgaagaaaaaagaattttttactttttatttgcaaaattttacaaattgttctTTAACAAcatccttaaaaaatttttaatatttctttttatataaatacagtaATTTTCCTTCGAACACATAATAGGTACAAGAACAAAAACTTAGATCCTGCTGCCCtgcaataaaagaatattagGCATTAAGAACAGGAATTAGAAttaatttccttaataaatgctataaataaataataaattatgctataaataaataataaatgttctgACTTGCATGAcacatttatgttttatatcttatttgtatctattgtgCGCAGAGTTTAAgactttgtttaaaattttgagtactcattaaaaaatattaaattaaaccttgtttggtttttgcaaaaatgttatatttatattatatgtatttatatttatattatagttatatttaCTACTTACATATGTTTAATTTGTACCAGAATTGTTTATGATGTGATATTActaacacaaaataatttagcgttattaacaaagaaatggatttgtttggtttttttgtaggaaattacttagttatattattttaacgtaataaaaacttatatttcaattttgtagACGAATAGAGATGATAACATCTTTCGGTAGCGATGGAAGTGATTCGGAGGACGAAAATAATTCCTCGGATGAGAATAAAATACCGGTACCTGTATCTGAATCAGGAAAATCCAATCCTACGCCGTATGCGAAAAGCAGCGAGATTGGACCTGCCTTTTGTCCAACGGGAATACAATCACCTACCAAAAACTTGTTTCATTCATATAAATCTGAGTCGACTAACATATCAAATTCTACAAATCATCCCGAGCAACTTGATGAGTGTAAAATAACCGAATCCGACAGCAAGAATAGCGTAGTTCAAAGTGAAAAAGAGTTCCTAATGggaaataaaaataggaaagaTATTAATGCACTTAATACGATTTCGAAGTTAGATCTTAATGTGTCCTTAGTACCTGGTTATGGCGATGATTCGGATGGAGAAGAGGAAGTTAGACCTAAACAAGAGATAAAGCCTTTGTTCCCGATTGCGCAGAGTGAAGAATTCATAAGTGTAACGAACTCGTTAAAAAATGCTCACGACTCTTCCGCGAAAAATACTGGCACTGTACAGGCTTCCGATCAGTGCAACGACAGCAACGAGGATACACAAGAAATGAAGAACGATCAAGAAAAAACGGAAAAGGAATCGAAAACAGACGAAGATAAATccaaaacaaatatatttctgGAGGATATGCAAGTGTGCGGCAAGGCCTTTCAAAGAAAAAAGCGGATAGCATTTGATGGTatcaaattatatcaattatatttttatctaattttattttactgattaacaaaaattattatgttttttaagtCGTGTGTCCACGACGTTAGAAATCGGTTTGAGATTTCAGACAGAGAGAACTGATCAATCGCATTTGAACTATTCGGTCAATTTattaatgcgattggtcaatgcTTGTCTCTGTCCGAGTTCTCGGATCGATTTCTAGCATCATGGTGAACATAAagcttaaaaatattgtgtatgaaatttttttatttgttttgaaaattatacaCTGCTGGCCAAAAGTTGGGAaacgtgattttttttcttatttcatgaAGAGTTAAGTACAAGAagtttttaatgcatttttaaaaaatttgtacaagtCAAGCATATtataaacaagttttttttctttttttataaattctctaGTTtcgtagttaaaaaatttattttataaaaaataagtttttaaacaaaagattCAATTATTGCGATAAATCATTGTACCATTAAAAAATCATCTTAAagcttgaaaaatatttactttaaaaaatacttgtatgttaaattttatccgGTAATGTCTTATCAAGCTATCGTGCTTCAAAATAAaacagatattgaaaaaaatatcaatttttgattttatgcaatttagaaacaaaaaggtagaaaaattaaaacagattaaaaattttatcattgctttttaaatgttgcttttaaaatgtaaatttaaaaacttttataattttttttcaaagaaatgttTACTTTTTGTGAGATGCGAGAGAATCACAAGTGTTTCCACACTTTTGAACTACAGTatctatttatgtaaataaaaaaataattttctttatttcagtaaCATCCACTaaagttaaacaaaataataatacaaatctCGAAAATACAACTCGAGATGATAATAGCAGCGATCTTGTGAGCAGTGAAACTTCGCGTAAAGATGTTGAAGATGACGACGCGGAAGTGAATAATCAATTGGGTGCAGAAAGCCAGAACGAATGCGATGAATCGCATAAGGAGATAGAACAGTGCGTTAATATTAAGACTGAAGAAAAGCTTAGTACAAAGAACGAATCGTGCGACTCAGAAATATCTGCGGAACACAAAATAGAATCGAGTGTTGTCGAGGAAAAGGCCAATGAGGAGATGAATGACTTGTCACAGATTATAACGGagaaattgaaatttctttCCGAAGGGAGGGAAAGTGTCTCAGCTGTTCAAACTATGCAAATTCAACTACAAGTTAGTactcatttttatatgtattattattatttttttttttttattataatatctttGAAGTGACAATTActgtgaattttattaatataaattgatgtATTTATTATAGACATTGTCTACAGCATGGACAGCAGGTAGCTTAGAGGACAGTTACTTTCAAAAGTGGCTAACTAATACAAATCATGAATTGGAAAGATTAGAGCAAGATGCGGCACCAGCTGGTTGGCTATGTCAATGGGATAGGTACAGTATTCCATATGCAATTTGCACTTTTCGATATAAATATAGGTACCTCATataggagggggaggggggggggagaataTATCTATGTTCAATGGCTTTAAATGTATCATCAATTTGTACGatgtgaatatatttatatatttgtatatataaatatatttgtacaaacTCTCACATACATGTACAATTGCTATGTATTGCTACATGATTTCATCCATCGTTAAGAaagttcatttatttttagcaagAATTTATATAGGTGCAAATTAGTCAATAGATCTagtactaatttaaaaaaagaacagtTTAATATTTATGACAGTTTTGTACGTATatgctaaataaatttttagcattTTCAGTAACtgatatacatttaaatatattttataaatttattacttttacataatttatatttttctacaaattgaCTCAAATTAAAATAGgtcataaatattaatgtagtatAATATTCACGATAAATAATCAGCGTTTCATTGTATACAATGATTATATACAATGGTCTTATATCcatagatacattttttttttaatttagagcCATGATGCAGTtgacacaatttattatttcgtatGCAATAGTTTTTTCGTAGCTTAAGTGAAGGTGCAAAACTCGCAAAAGAACACGGTCGCAAAGTGCGTAAATAACGTATTCTTTTAGTGCTAAATTGAGCCTTTGGTCTTGTGATATTCCCAATGTGATAATTAATACGTGCTAAgtgatataacatttttaatgtaaatgctGCAAGCGCGATATCTAGTAACAAGTACGTTACTTGGATTACGGATATGTTTGTGCGTTATAAGTTATGAGAGAAGTGCAAGGTCAGAGTAAGACAAGAAGACGTGACGCAAAAAGTGAAAGaactctaattttttaatattctttgatCACAACAAGATTAATTCgcgttataataataataataatgtataaaacatAGCAAAAAATGTATCGTTTTGGtgaacaattataaaaatattttaatatttaatacgtcgatgatagtaatataattatttaaaataaaaaattaatttttttatgaaagaattGTCAAGtgagaaaattttatgtaaatatttatacacatataaagattaattttatgcTATCTATCACAGCAAACAAATATTGTACAGTTTTATAAGATTATACATTTACCTTATTagatatattcaatttttttaataaaatacaaaataaaaaggcACTATATTATCTTTACGTATATACACACTCATcgaagtgtataaaaaaaactggtATTACAATTTTGTCTATTCGATAACGAACGACGATTAAAAATGTAAGTATTAtcctatttattatatttatcaaaatatctgGTAAATCCTTGGAAACATGCTGATCGCAAATAAACCAGATATTATTAGGATTTGATTTTCATCATTATTTCCCCTGCGCTTCAATCACGATACCTCACTTCTCCTTCACTTTGCTGTAATCTCGCATTAATGTTCCTCATGAGAGAACACTTTGATAATTACACTTTGATAATTACATCTCCCATCTCTCCTGTAATAAAAGGCCTTCGTCGAGTAAAAACGAGACACGACATTGCAGGTAGGAGTGATTACTagattatgttttattaatttttgcttcCGTTTAAGAAACCGGTGACGCGAGTACACTGCGACAAACGTTTCGccacgaaaaaattatttaaacgtatATTGAATGTAACATAGAGAATTACAATAGAAAATAAGCATCTCTATCACTGATGTCTCATGTGTTCCATTTTGGTCGGGGGATTTTTCTAGGTCACATAAGCGGTATTACTATCACAATACATCCACTGGGACATTACAGTGGACTTATCCTGACACCGGTATTGCCGGTGGCACTGAGGAAATGGAATTGTGCACTACTCCGCCACCAGAATCCGAAGAGTTATTAATCACAGGTACACAAATGAAAACAGTATCAATCatcatcaaatta
This window harbors:
- the LOC105208124 gene encoding formin-binding protein 4 isoform X2, whose amino-acid sequence is MKRRQRRPVLTLNKPQGSHHGERAQSRCKSINNVQSTQSEANNPLANMLCQYNSDSDTEDSKKDTQKLDDQVNDFLKEIQLIAPEQPVPNVAPDSSLTAKAVPRSVHHTNQQTMWQECYDESTGYPYYWHIETNEVTWDMPEELRLLQKQSETGTGTKYPTQGPHWVDFSSIAYRQSQANIPEGMIPQEVVARNRNRFLHNETPKKHNSESKQEIKNESPAKDDDSDDGRIEMITSFGSDGSDSEDENNSSDENKIPVPVSESGKSNPTPYAKSSEIGPAFCPTGIQSPTKNLFHSYKSESTNISNSTNHPEQLDECKITESDSKNSVVQSEKEFLMGNKNRKDINALNTISKLDLNVSLVPGYGDDSDGEEEVRPKQEIKPLFPIAQSEEFISVTNSLKNAHDSSAKNTGTVQASDQCNDSNEDTQEMKNDQEKTEKESKTDEDKSKTNIFLEDMQVCGKAFQRKKRIAFDVTSTKVKQNNNTNLENTTRDDNSSDLVSSETSRKDVEDDDAEVNNQLGAESQNECDESHKEIEQCVNIKTEEKLSTKNESCDSEISAEHKIESSVVEEKANEEMNDLSQIITEKLKFLSEGRESVSAVQTMQIQLQTLSTAWTAGSLEDSYFQKWLTNTNHELERLEQDAAPAGWLCQWDRSHKRYYYHNTSTGTLQWTYPDTGIAGGTEEMELCTTPPPESEELLITESSKKTKEKQAEEMDDNKAEDENLSADKRSASLEAPPPPQISNPSPPPPPRIFAEDLKKDKKKREKSDEKFLDAKRKRLGKGNELLDRIMTLDTQIVNPALESLSYAHPQVAVSSQTSIPPNHANMEPLPPGVDLPDTSYEAATLKGIIYNAATQPSSAIYASSIADPTIPILSHQAGLLQEPFVHYPTFHQHLHNTIAVANKHSGQSAIQFMVGYAPIYTNNKIIAKPPVKASKESLGSALDSFYNDIARIEKTETERSGQHQDVAATVTEQVSTPTEEAKPEIEPEIAPNDASKERKKKKARISNSKKHKEMSSMVAKWQRVQKNLEDTV
- the LOC105208124 gene encoding formin-binding protein 4 isoform X4 yields the protein MKRRQRRPVLTLNKPQGSHHGERAQSRCKSINNVQSTQSEANNPLANMLCQYNSDSDTEDSKKDTQKLDDQVNDFLKEIQLIAPEQPVPNVAPDSSLTAKAVPRSVHHTNQQTMWQECYDESTGYPYYWHIETNEVTWDMPEELRLLQKQSETGTGTKYPTQGPHWVDFSSIAYRQSQANIPEGMIPQEVVARNRNRFLHNETPKKHNSESKQEIKNESPAKDDDSDDGRIEMITSFGSDGSDSEDENNSSDENKIPVPVSESGKSNPTPYAKSSEIGPAFCPTGIQSPTKNLFHSYKSESTNISNSTNHPEQLDECKITESDSKNSVVQSEKEFLMGNKNRKDINALNTISKLDLNVSLVPGYGDDSDGEEEVRPKQEIKPLFPIAQSEEFISVTNSLKNAHDSSAKNTGTVQASDQCNDSNEDTQEMKNDQEKTEKESKTDEDKSKTNIFLEDMQVCGKAFQRKKRIAFDVTSTKVKQNNNTNLENTTRDDNSSDLVSSETSRKDVEDDDAEVNNQLGAESQNECDESHKEIEQCVNIKTEEKLSTKNESCDSEISAEHKIESSVVEEKANEEMNDLSQIITEKLKFLSEGRESVSAVQTMQIQLQTLSTAWTAGSLEDSYFQKWLTNTNHELERLEQDAAPAGWLCQWDRSHKRYYYHNTSTGTLQWTYPDTGIAGGTEEMELCTTPPPESEELLITESSKKTKEKQAEEMDDNKAEDENLSADKRSASLEAPPPPQISNPSPPPPPRIFAEDLKKDKKKREKSDEKFLDAKRKRLGKDRIMTLDTQIVNPALESLSYAHPQVAVSSQTSIPPNHANMEPLPPGVDLPDTSYEAATLKGIIYNAATQPSSAIYASSIADPTIPILSHQAGLLQEPFVHYPTFHQHLHNTIAVANKHSGQSAIQFMVGYAPIYTNNKIIAKPPVKASKESLGSALDSFYNDIARIEKTETERSGQHQDVAATVTEQVSTPTEEAKPEIEPEIAPNDASKERKKKKARISNSKKHKEMSSMVAKWQRVQKNLEDTV
- the LOC105208124 gene encoding formin-binding protein 4 isoform X1, whose protein sequence is MKRRQRRPVLTLNKPQGSHHGERAQSRCKSINNVQSTQSEANNPLANMLCQYNSDSDTEDSKKDTQKLDDQVNDFLKEIQLIAPEQPVPNVAPDSSLTAKAVPRSVHHTNQQTMWQECYDESTGYPYYWHIETNEVTWDMPEELRLLQKQSETGTGTKYPTQGPHWVDFSSIAYRQSQANIPEGMIPQEVVARNRNRFLHNETPKKHNSESKQEIKNESPAKDDDSDDGRIEMITSFGSDGSDSEDENNSSDENKIPVPVSESGKSNPTPYAKSSEIGPAFCPTGIQSPTKNLFHSYKSESTNISNSTNHPEQLDECKITESDSKNSVVQSEKEFLMGNKNRKDINALNTISKLDLNVSLVPGYGDDSDGEEEVRPKQEIKPLFPIAQSEEFISVTNSLKNAHDSSAKNTGTVQASDQCNDSNEDTQEMKNDQEKTEKESKTDEDKSKTNIFLEDMQVCGKAFQRKKRIAFDVTSTKVKQNNNTNLENTTRDDNSSDLVSSETSRKDVEDDDAEVNNQLGAESQNECDESHKEIEQCVNIKTEEKLSTKNESCDSEISAEHKIESSVVEEKANEEMNDLSQIITEKLKFLSEGRESVSAVQTMQIQLQTLSTAWTAGSLEDSYFQKWLTNTNHELERLEQDAAPAGWLCQWDRSHKRYYYHNTSTGTLQWTYPDTGIAGGTEEMELCTTPPPESEELLITESSKKTKEKQAEEMDDNKAEDENLSADKRSASLEAPPPPQISNPSPPPPPRIFAEDLKKDKKKREKSDEKFLDAKRKRLGKGNELLDRIMTLDTQIVNPALESLSYAHPQVAVSSQTSIPPNHANMEPLPPGVDLPDTSYEAATLKGIIYNAATQPSSAIYASSIADPTIPILSHQAGLLQEPFVHYPTFHQHLHNQTIAVANKHSGQSAIQFMVGYAPIYTNNKIIAKPPVKASKESLGSALDSFYNDIARIEKTETERSGQHQDVAATVTEQVSTPTEEAKPEIEPEIAPNDASKERKKKKARISNSKKHKEMSSMVAKWQRVQKNLEDTV
- the LOC105208124 gene encoding formin-binding protein 4 isoform X3; the encoded protein is MKRRQRRPVLTLNKPQGSHHGERAQSRCKSINNVQSTQSEANNPLANMLCQYNSDSDTEDSKKDTQKLDDQVNDFLKEIQLIAPEQPVPNVAPDSSLTAKAVPRSVHHTNQQTMWQECYDESTGYPYYWHIETNEVTWDMPEELRLLQKQSETGTGTKYPTQGPHWVDFSSIAYRQSQANIPEGMIPQEVVARNRNRFLHNETPKKHNSESKQEIKNESPAKDDDSDDGRIEMITSFGSDGSDSEDENNSSDENKIPVPVSESGKSNPTPYAKSSEIGPAFCPTGIQSPTKNLFHSYKSESTNISNSTNHPEQLDECKITESDSKNSVVQSEKEFLMGNKNRKDINALNTISKLDLNVSLVPGYGDDSDGEEEVRPKQEIKPLFPIAQSEEFISVTNSLKNAHDSSAKNTGTVQASDQCNDSNEDTQEMKNDQEKTEKESKTDEDKSKTNIFLEDMQVCGKAFQRKKRIAFDVTSTKVKQNNNTNLENTTRDDNSSDLVSSETSRKDVEDDDAEVNNQLGAESQNECDESHKEIEQCVNIKTEEKLSTKNESCDSEISAEHKIESSVVEEKANEEMNDLSQIITEKLKFLSEGRESVSAVQTMQIQLQTLSTAWTAGSLEDSYFQKWLTNTNHELERLEQDAAPAGWLCQWDRSHKRYYYHNTSTGTLQWTYPDTGIAGGTEEMELCTTPPPESEELLITESSKKTKEKQAEEMDDNKAEDENLSADKRSASLEAPPPPQISNPSPPPPPRIFAEDLKKDKKKREKSDEKFLDAKRKRLGKDRIMTLDTQIVNPALESLSYAHPQVAVSSQTSIPPNHANMEPLPPGVDLPDTSYEAATLKGIIYNAATQPSSAIYASSIADPTIPILSHQAGLLQEPFVHYPTFHQHLHNQTIAVANKHSGQSAIQFMVGYAPIYTNNKIIAKPPVKASKESLGSALDSFYNDIARIEKTETERSGQHQDVAATVTEQVSTPTEEAKPEIEPEIAPNDASKERKKKKARISNSKKHKEMSSMVAKWQRVQKNLEDTV